TTGCTCCACTATTGGCACATCATCTATAAATATGCATCTTTCGGTAGCTGAGCTGTAACTCAAACTTCGAAGTTTCATCTGTAATTCTGAGCCTGTTGATAAATTTGTTGGGCTTCCTTTGATTGTCCCAGTTACACCTGCACAGATAAACTTTGCACTCTAAAATCCATCTCTGTAGTGTACTGTTTCATTTTCTGTATCAATGATAATACTAACATAGTCTTGTTTGTGCTCTTCGAATACTCTGCAAAATGCAGATACTTGCCAGACACCATCGGCAAACAGCAGTCAGCCAAGGCCATCAGGATGCGAGTGTTAAGGACTGCCCGATGCTTCTTCCCAATAAATGAATCCATGAAGGATTACTCAGATATTAGCAGGTTCTGCTTGTTTTAGATGATGCTGGGTTGTACATTGCTTTTGCCAGAGAAAATGGTTGCTGACAGATTCTTTTGTCTGGTTCCTTCCATTTATTGCCGAATCAAATGTATTCTTGAGTGATGTCCTACTTAATTTGTCTTTCATGACGCGGCTTTTCTCATCAGTGTTGATTTTTGTTGGTGTATTGatcttttttttgtgtgtgatCTAAGTACAAATATGCCGAGTCCACTTTCTGTTTCAGACAGTTGATGGAGCAAGCTCCTTATTACTCATCAACACATAGTACATCCAACTGAAAATATGACCATGATAGAACTGAGACAAACGTATCTCATCTTGAAGCAGGGAATGGTTTACTCGTTGTCCAGGATGAAAGTGAGTTATATTTGTATTGTATGACTATCTTTGGGTTCAAAATGATTCCTGTATCCACGTCATCCGGTTCTGGATTTTGCTCACATGGACTGGCGGTTAAAAATCGCTAACCCGGAATTGATgcaatgaaaatattgatgaCATATTCGGTTTCTTTCCTCCCATTTTGTCTCCAACCATTGAGACTTTAGGCTTTGGCTTAAGTCCGTGGAGTTTTCCTCTTCACTTCGAAAGACATCTTCAATTTCAAACCCGGAGCCATCTTTGTGAGGGCTCAATCTCTTCTTGTTCACTGCCATGGCTGCTTAAGCTTCAAGCTTGCAGCCATTGTCGCCAGCTCTGAGTCTTGCGCCACGGACACCCAATTCAGAGTCTTGTGATTGCCATGGCCTCTAGACCAAAGTCTTGTGGCCATGGACAGTCGATATGGAGTACTTAATTGCCATGGCTGGCAACGAGCTTGAGCTTGCGGCAAACATGACCACTAAGATTCGGAGTCTTGTGGCCATGGACTTTTGATCCTGAGTCTTGTTTCCTCTCATCTATATTCACATACTAAGAAAGCTTCTTCAATTCCTAAAGGTTAGCGGCAAGGGAAATTTCTGGCGGTTTAGTGTGAAGTATTCACCTTTTGATATTGTCATATAATCTCTCCCCTTACAGAATTTTCACAAGATTGGAGAGTGCCACTGTCATGAGCCAAAATCGACTTAAAAATTTGGCGAgttgccatttttttcttacttttgttttctttccttacTATTCTATCGTTTCAGTTGTGAGTAGTGGATGCAGTTTCAGCTCTTATAGTCCTTGTACCTTTATGGATATTAATAGAGTGCATGCTGTTTACTGCTTATTCCCCTTCACCCTTTTCTTCTGTTGGATTTAGTCTTAGCTCAAAAGCATGGTCAAGTGAGATTAAGATAGGATGGAACGCGTATTGAATATATTGCCTGGAGGATTCTCCAAATCCGTGTCAGCCTTTGggattcatctttttttttttattcttgtctCCTCTCGTGATAGTTTCCGGCATTAGTTGGTATCAGAATCGCGGCGCACATAGGAGCAAAGTATTTATTGAAAGCACAGGCCTCTTAAAAACCCCGTTTATAATTTGCAAGGCAATGACAAACCACCACCAGAACATGCGACACACCACAATCACCATCGCCGTACATCAGTTCTATTCGAGGTATTTACCGGCTTTGTCGACACACACATTCACAATactgcactaaaatcaaatacATTACGTGAAGCAGTAACACCTCATCGTTGTCTCTTCTCACCATCACTTCTGGCCATAAGCTGTTACGTCGGGTCTTGGCTCGAATGTATTCATGAATGGCTTCTTCCCTTGAGTTGAGCATCGTCCCCATAAGCTGTGACATCAGGCCTCGGCTCGAAATCCTCTGCGAACTTCTTCTGTTGGAGCTTGGCATCATCCCCATAAGCCGTGACATCAGGCCTCGGCTCAAAATCCTCTGCGAACTTCTTCTGTTGGAGCTTGGCATCGTTCCCATAAGCCGTGACATCAGGCCTCGGCTCAATATCCTCCGTGAATTTCTTCTGTTGAAGCTTGGCATCGTTCCCGTAAGCTGTGACATCGGGCCTCGGCTCAAAATCACCTATGAGTCGTTTATGGTCCTCTAGCTTGTCATCTCCGTGGCAGTCAGCCTCCTTCTTCTCGGGGAGAGAAGTGAGGTGAGGTCGATCTGATGGAGGGTTGATCACATGGAGGAGGCCTTCAATTGCTTCTGGCATGGGCTCTTCTTTCATGATGCTCACCCAGTACTCACCCGGGTCTGTTCTAGCAACTGCCGTGCCAATGAACTGAAAAGGCAAACATAGAAATTTGACAGGTGATGATATAATGTCACGTCAGGGCCATAAAAGGGTCAATCATCCATTGAACAGGAATCTTGAgagaattttattatttcaactGGAAACTTCTAAGGTTGGAGAGTTACTAGTTGGTTTGACAGTACTCNNNNNNNNNNNNNNNNNNNNNNNNNNNNNNNNNNNNNNNNNNNNNNNNNNNNNNNNNNNNNNNNNNNNNNNNNNNNNNNNNNNNNNNNNNNNNNNNNNNNGTGCAGTTTCCTTGAACTGCACCCAAATCCTGTACTataactttaaaagaaaaactatgtTGAGTCATTATCCTTGGTTGAACCAGGAAAGTGACATAATTAGCATGCCGAAGATAGGAGTTGTATTGCCCAGTGGGACGAGGGCACCAACAGAGCTTTCTTAGCTTTAAAATCTCTAATGAAACCGACAATGCCGCGATTGAAAGTTATATACATTACACATGTGCTTTTCAGTTGTTTGGCAAGCGGTTTCATCGTTTGTCACGGCAAAGTGCGGTTCTTCGATGCCACGGCAAGATTGTCTGATTTAAATCATGATAAGATGTGAACTTCTAAACTACTTAGTGATGAGCGAATCAAATGGTCAATCTGATTGAGAAATCCAATTGTCTTTGTTTGGATGCACACGTGTCTTGTTTGGATGCACACGCGTGAGTGAGTtatgttagaaaaatctaatatTGAAGAATTGGTATGGTGTGAAACGGTTAATATATCACAATTAGCTCATGCTTCATTAGTGAAAGTTTTGAGTGAAGGTGTGTCCCATTTGGATAGATTTATGGGCTCGAATTTAGGCTTTCTTTTAGCGATCTCCCATGTGAAGTTATCGGATTTCTGCTACACACtcttaataaataatattagaaCCGAGActcaaatggtattagagccgatGGAATAATATGATTAGAGAAATCCCAAATTGAATATGGAGATCGGTGTGATTTAAATCAGTTAATATATTACAATAAGCCTGTGACTCGGTCTTTATGTCCAAGGATGGGATTACTGAAGGCGCAAGTCTTTGCCTTCGATCCA
This Eucalyptus grandis isolate ANBG69807.140 chromosome 7, ASM1654582v1, whole genome shotgun sequence DNA region includes the following protein-coding sequences:
- the LOC120296089 gene encoding organ-specific protein S2-like, producing MEYAHMSHYCSSYGLCRKAWSTVVLSFQDTARNTFIGTAVARTDPGEYWVSIMKEEPMPEAIEGLLHVINPPSDRPHLTSLPEKKEADCHGDDKLEDHKRLIGDFEPRPDVTAYGNDAKLQQKKFTEDIEPRPDVTAYGNDAKLQQKKFAEDFEPRPDVTAYGDDAKLQQKKFAEDFEPRPDVTAYGDDAQLKGRSHS